One window from the genome of Oncorhynchus kisutch isolate 150728-3 linkage group LG21, Okis_V2, whole genome shotgun sequence encodes:
- the ppil4 gene encoding peptidyl-prolyl cis-trans isomerase-like 4, whose translation MAVLLETTLGDIVIDLFTEERPKTSLNFLKLCKIKFYNYCLIHNVQRDFIVQTGDPTGTGRGGESVYGKLYGDQARFYDAEKNPRIKHRKKGMVSMVNNGSDQHGSQFLITTGENLDYLDGVHTVFGEVSEGMDVLAKINETFVDKDFIPFQDIRINHTVILEDPFDDPADLPVPDRSPEPTKEQLDSGRIGADEVINDTDGKKAEELDELLKEKEAKTQAILLEMVGDLPDAEVKPPENVLFVCKLNPVTTDEDLEIIFSRFGLIKCCEIIRDWKSGESLCYAFIEFEKEEDCEKAFFKMDNVLIDDRRIHVDFSQSVSKIKWKGKGGKYTKDDFKAYEKDAGSKLALKDKVKPKQDSKYDLLLEEEEEGTSHRHAEKKHKDKKHNHSDDEDTRKSKKSKWNSEEPRREKKTDRQHSRSRERDRHHKHSKSREKHRPERSRSRSPKKSKDKERSRHR comes from the exons ATGGCGGTTCTTCTTGAAACAACTTTGGGTGATATCGTCATTGATTTATTTACAGAAGAAAGGCCTAAAA CATCCCTGAATTTCCTGAAGTTATGCAAAATCAAATTCTACAATTACTGCCTCATCCACAATGTCCAGAGAGATTTTATTGTGCAGACTGGAGATCCCACTGGGACTGGCCGTGGTGGAGAATCTGTCTATGG TAAACTATACGGAGACCAGGCCCGCTTCTATGATGCAGAGAAAAACCCACGGATCAAACACAGAAAGAAGGGGATGGTGTCCATGGTGAACAATGGCAGTGACCAACATGGTTCTCAG TTCCTGATCACCACTGGTGAGAACTTGGACTACCTGGATGGGGTCCACACTGTGTTCGGAGAGGTGTCAGAGGGTATGGACGTCTTGGCCAAGATCAATGAGACCTTCGTTGACAAGGATTTCATCCCTTTTCAGGATATCAG AATAAACCACACTGTGATCCTGGAAGACCCTTTCGATGACCCTGCTGACTTGCCCGTGCCTGACCGCTCCCCTGAGCCTACCAAGGAACAGCTGGAT AGTGGTCGTATTGGAGCTGATGAAGTGATCAACGACACAGATGGGAAGAAGGCTGAGGAGCTGGATGAGCTGCTGAAGGAGAAGGAGGCCAAGACACAGGCTATCCTGCTGGAGATG GTGGGTGATCTCCCTGATGCGGAAGTGAAACCTCCTGAGAATGTGCTGTTTGTGTGTAAGCTGAACCCTGTGACCACAGATGAAGACCTGGAGATCATTTTCTCCCGCTTCGGACTTATTAAGTG CTGTGAGATCATCAGAGACTGGAAGTCAGGAGAGTCTCTGTGCTATGCTTTCATCGAGTTTGAAAAG GAGGAGGACTGTGAAAAGGCCTTCTTCAAGATGGACAATGTGCTCATAGATGACAGGCGCATACACGTGGACTTCAGCCAGTCTGTTTCAAAAATCAAATGGAAAGGCAAAG GTGGAAAGTATACTAAGGATGACTTCAAGGCCTATGAAAAAGACGCGGGATCCAAATTAGCTCTTAAGGATAAAGTCAAACCTAAGCAGGA CTCCAAATACGACCTGCTtttagaggaagaggaagaaggaaCAAGCCATCGGCATGCTGAGAAGAAACACAAGGATAAGAAACACAATCACTCAGATGACGAGGACACCAGGAAATCCAAGAAATCCAAG TGGAACAGTGAGGAGCCCAGGCGGGAGAAAAAGACAGACCGGCAGCATTCACGCTCCAGGGAAAGAGACCGCCACCACAAGCACAGCAAGTCCCGTGAAAAGCACCGCCCAGAGAGGAGCCGCAGTCGCTCACCCAAGAAGTCTAAAGACAAGGAGAGGAGCAGACACCgatga
- the ginm1 gene encoding glycoprotein integral membrane protein 1 yields MAMKRTSSYSLFFLFMSFILAESAPRQLNTESILINVTAGTLDDTQVQESNNLQINLNISVDEEQVLINDIPVELSGVTRLNCQALLLDTINGTSEFESGDYVSTVTRVMVSQNRLWSDSEEVVALQVFSEVIEMEGKKVQQPEMCEVKILMSPNFQKLAQYTNTYPIGHSEIFRIPRENDVVITDPTNPKKAEDQVMSHTTIHYPLKHADTTQEEIAAPGKLPETPLRMDPDLLYDNNDEDDDLRGLSDEMRTEAPLKESISSYSAMCRWVEEVRDRLRRFWSESLPLFFLIMWVVVIGVVGSAVIVKILDMLFPTCEHKGIFHLNPVTLMPEDEKHTLLENIEIEAEEKELNEN; encoded by the exons ATGGCGATGAAACGAACATCAAGTTATTCCCTATTTTTTCTGTTTATGTCGTTTATTTTAGCTGAGTCTGCACCTCGACAGTTGAACACG GAAAGCATTCTGATCAATGTGACAGCAGGGACATTGGATGACACACAGGTGCAGGAGTCCAACAACTTGCAG ATTAACCTGAATATTTCAGTGGATGAAGAACAGGTGCTCATCAATGATATCCCTGTGGAGTTGTCAGGGGTGACTAGGTTGAACTGCCAGGCCTTGCTGT TGGATACCATCAATGGAACCAGTGAATTTGAATCTGGTGACTATGTGTCCACTGTCACCCGGGTGATGGTGAGCCAGAATCGCCTGTGGAGTGATTCAGAAGAGGTGGTGGCTCTCCAGGTGTTCAGCGAGGTCATTGAGATGGAGGGGAAAAAG GTCCAGCAGCCAGAAATGTGCGAAGTGAAGATACTGATGAGCCCCAATTTCCAGAAGCTTGCTCAGTATACCAACACCTACCCCATTGGACACAGTGAGATCTTCAGGATCCCAAGGGAAAATGATGTGGTCATCACAGATCCAACAAATCCTAAAAAAG CTGAAGACCAAGTGATGTCCCATACCACCATTCATTACCCTCTGAAGCATGCTGACACCACCCAGGAGGAGATTGCTGCCCCAGGCAAGCTCCCAGAAACTCCCCTCCGCATGGACCCAGACTTGCTGTATGATAacaatgatgaggatgatgactTGAGAGGGCTGTCGGATGAAATGCGGACAGAGGCACCGCTCAAAGAATCCATCTCCTCTTACAGT GCCATGTGTCGAtgggtggaggaggtgagggaccgCCTGCGACGCTTCTGGTCTGAGTCCTTGCCCCTGTTCTTCTTGATCATGTGGGTGGTGGTGATTGGTGTGGTTGGGTCAGCGGTCATTGTCAAGATCCTGGACATGCTCTTCCCAACATGTGAACACAA